acttttaagtgaaggctgtttatatagtattaaaaaataaaggttgttacaagcaagggtagttatagaccattgtctcacggatttaagttaaatgtttttgtgcacaatcaatccaaaaaaattggaggaaggtgataatgtaaaaacatgattatttttcaaaaaaaaaaacagaaataaaattaagattcgttgtactttaaattgttaaatacgtgcataaatttattttcattttttcatcatgaattatagtccaattttgcaattttatatattattattggtattacatcaagattttataatataaaatttattttatcatgcaaatattaattttgaatcattaatatactttttatagacaaccacaaatttattttctacaaatattaatactaaatcattaatataatatttataggccgccgcaacacgcggcttctcaactacttatattatataaatactagcttatagaccgtgcaaggcacgagagctttttaattatttataaattttttaaatatattttaaatggtgtgaagaaatttaatttataaatattaaattaaaattttcaataaaataaaattcgaaattataatttatttgtaagttagaactgtggtaaatacatcatcacagccattaatggcttcaaataaactattgtaatgaagccattccttttctcgtatgtaccctgccaaagtattaaattctttctatcaaattttaatatattttgagtggaatacgttattgccaactcttattagattatatttataaatgtattttatattagaattattagtGTGATTTAAATAGCCCGCAAGGGTTGATTtagctggttaaagagaggaCATATATCCTCTTGCGTGATCCGAAGGGTAGCGGTTGTGGGTTCCtaggttaaaaaaaaaataaaatatatataatgtgatttaaatatttttcaaaaaatttatatggttctaaattaaaattgataaacataatttgtttttgaattaagaaaaggaatcataaacatgcaataagaaggtagaatctattttggattaagaaaaagtttttgtatttgctaatcacataaatccggcttattaattttaaaatatattataaaaaattgtgacggtgggatttatatgattctacgaataaaactggtaggaaatatttatttgggattaaaaaaaaaatcatatacacgtgaaagacagaatttgttttggattcagaaaaggaattataaatatgcaaggtgatatcagttgccttgtagaacagaagttaattttcggattcagaaaaagaattataaatatgcaaggtgatatcagttgccttgtagaacagaagttaattttccaatctaacagtgcttatttgttcaatataagatacaacggatgataagcttttggaccagaggaccatgcgaccaaattatctcccttacgcttattatatataagtatataataaatgAAACTCCCAACTTAAAAATATTCTAGTAATTAAACTTTAGAATATAGCAGTAATTAATCGGGCAATGAATCGGAACTATGGTTGAGAAGCAGGCGTAGGGGAGTTGAAGAGGCCGAAAAAAAAGCAGCAAAGCAAAGCGTCCGGAAGTGAAGTGGGTGGTCATATGTGCAGAGTATGAGTGTGTGTATTTGGACTATCGCTTCTTCCTTGAATTAACGCATCTGCCTTTACTAACccgtcaaatataaaaataccatTCGTAAAAGAGAAAGGCGAGAAAATGATGAATCGAGGTCGAGGTCGAGGTCGCGGTGGTGGAGTTGCTGTGAAAGAATGGGTTCTGAAAAAGGTTGAGTCCAAGCCAACTGTCATCACTGAGCGATCTTCACCTGCAACTGCCCATGTATGTATGAgcactaatttttattttctgtcCGCCCCTTTActttctcctttttttttttttttattaatgtcaGTTTGTGTGAAATTGACAGGTCATGGACTCTAATGATGTGAAGCAGGGGTCTGTGGAAGGTTTAAATTGTTCCAAACATCCACAAGGCCAGCCAGCCTCCAAATCTACCAACGATCATCGATTATCCACCCACTCCAACTCGAATCATCGCATTGAAAATAACACTCATGTTGCAGCTACCTCGGAAATCAAATGCAGCCAAGCTTCTCAGGACAATACTATGACTACTGGAAGCTCAGAAAAATTCTTTGACATCTGCCCCAAGAAAACAGGGACTCCTAGGTTAAAATCTTCACTACTTGTGCAAAACAGAGAAAAAAGAAATGAAATCCAGCGTTCCAACGGGGGACAACCCATACAAGTATTGAGGCCTGGAATGGTTCTTCTAAAGAACTTCATTCCCCTTAAAGATCAGGTGCAACTATATCTCTGTTTACCACACTCCCCATTAATctccttttctcttcttttttgacACCAACAATATTTTTTCTATAACATCTTATGGTACTAGTAAGATTTTCTAGAAATTGAAACAGTTGCATAAGATTGCTTCAGAAAACCATTTCTTGAGCCATAACTGGTATGTCACTGAGTCATGTATACGTTGTAAACACCTTATAGGTGGAAATTGTGCAAACGTGTCGAAAACTTGGTCTAGGCAATGGTGGTTTTTACCAGCCTGGTTACGGAGATCAAGCTAATATGCATTTGAAGATGATGTGCCTTGGTAAAAATTGGGATCCTAAGAGTAGCTCATATGAAGAACGGAGATCAGAGGATGGTGCTGAACCTCCTCCAATTCCAATTGAATTTCATCAGCTAGTTCAGAAGGCAATACAAGATACCCATGCCCATCAATGTAAACAAGTGAAGCAAAAAGATGTAGAAAGTGTCCTACCCTCTATGACCCCTGATATCTGCATTGTGAATTTTTATACAACCAACGGGAAGCTCGGATTCCACAAggtattttttacttttaactaCAGTAAAAGCAGGCAAGTACAGAGATATTACCTGCTAGTCTGAAACTATGTTACTTATATACTCATCACTTAATATAGTATAAACTTTTATTGTCCTGTATAGTTATATGGTGCTTGTACATTATACAGGGATTTTTTATGACCGAACATCTATTCAAAATGGCAATTTTACACCTTTAATTTTACTGCTCCAGAAAGGTTTAACAATTTTTCGTTCATACCCAACTTTTTGACATGGTGATGTTCTACCATGGTCCTTGACTTGATGGTATTTAGCTTTGCATTGTTAGTGCCCTTCGCCCCATTCCATGTTCCTTTAAAGGATGATGACTTGAGGGTCTTCGCACTCCTTAGGATATATCATCTGTCCTCTTGATTAACAAAACTAGTCCCTGGTTTTTATCTTTTCCCTGATATGAGAAGCTATGCAGTTGTGTATTTG
This genomic window from Daucus carota subsp. sativus chromosome 7, DH1 v3.0, whole genome shotgun sequence contains:
- the LOC108193744 gene encoding uncharacterized protein LOC108193744 gives rise to the protein MMNRGRGRGRGGGVAVKEWVLKKVESKPTVITERSSPATAHVMDSNDVKQGSVEGLNCSKHPQGQPASKSTNDHRLSTHSNSNHRIENNTHVAATSEIKCSQASQDNTMTTGSSEKFFDICPKKTGTPRLKSSLLVQNREKRNEIQRSNGGQPIQVLRPGMVLLKNFIPLKDQVEIVQTCRKLGLGNGGFYQPGYGDQANMHLKMMCLGKNWDPKSSSYEERRSEDGAEPPPIPIEFHQLVQKAIQDTHAHQCKQVKQKDVESVLPSMTPDICIVNFYTTNGKLGFHKDKDESQESLNRGLPVVSISIGDSAEFLYGDQMDIDKAKKVVLESGDVLIFGGKSRHIYHGVTSILPKTAPQALLQESDLRPGRLNLTFRKY